The following are from one region of the Dermacentor albipictus isolate Rhodes 1998 colony chromosome 5, USDA_Dalb.pri_finalv2, whole genome shotgun sequence genome:
- the LOC135921197 gene encoding uncharacterized protein → MSVDLKPGISTMSSTRSEGWSSRRRSDTQSRTETTSGTTTSSASAASSGEPSGFTPGIPPSVLMFSGTAPKSQSWPITDKSKTSDLKERFEPSSRTSQAHSRSRGHPLQRLHSFPGRGRLRGGRMPLPWHWVSRSERRLRLFHHAGDEGGGAYRLPGVQARRPSHRRCGSRSCVPYV, encoded by the exons ATGTCAGTCGATTTAAAACCAGGAATTTCTACCATG TCAAGCACACGCTCCGAAGGTTGGTCCAGCCGTAGGAGGTCCGACACTCAAAGTCGAACGGAAACAACGTCCGGCACCACGACCAGCAGCGCGTCTGCCGCTTCGTCTGGTGAACCGTCCGGCTTCACGCCCGGAATTCCGCCCAGCGTTCTCATGTTTTCGGGCACCGCACCAAAGTCTCAGTCCTGGCCCATCACGGACAAATCAAAGACCTCGGATTTGAAAGAGCGCTTCGAGCC TTCTTCCCGGACCTCCCAGGCCCATAGTAGGTCACGTGGGCACCCCCTGCAACGACTCCACTCTTTTCCTGGGCGAGGCCGACTGCGTGGAGGGCGTATGCCGCTGCCATGGCACTGGGTGTCGCGTAGTGAACGACGTCTGCGTCTATTCCACCACGCCGGCGACGAAGGAGGAGGAGCCTACCGTCTTCCAG GGGTTCAAGCGCGAAGACCCTCCCATCGACGGTGCGGTTCTCGTTCGTGCGTACCGTACGTCTAG